GGAAGTAAATAGGAGAGACTCCCAGCTAGAGGAGTGGCTAAATTTAAATAGGCACCTCTCAACTAGGGGATTCCTGCAATAGCAGCTGTTAggtgcatttgtgtgtgtatggagggactagatggcctttggggttcccttccagcaaGGTACGCCACCTTCCAGCTGCTGTCATGATCAAAAGGGTGTCTTTGTGGCCTTTTGGTTGATCTCAATGGCACACCGTTAAGACAGTTTATTCTGTGTCGTGGTCTTGCAGAAAATATATAGGAAGAAATATGTAATTGAGGAAGAACAAGTGAAAGAGTGTATGGTTAATGGGCTCAAACGACCTAAGCAGTCCTTGTAACAGATGGTCCTCCTGGGCCTGCCTTTGACCCTCCTTCTCAATGTTTTTCCCCCGCAGTGGCCGGCCTGGGCTTTGGCCTCATGAgcggggccttctccatgatcaaCCTGCTGGCCGACTCCCTGGGGCCGGGCACCGTGGGCATCTATGGGGACTCGCAGCTCTACTTCCTGAGTTCAGGTAAGGCCGCCCCTCCTTCTGCCCCACGGTCTGgttctcccccccacccccccactaTGTGTTTAAGGCGGGGTTCTATCTCCctgacccccctccctccctctttccagcCTTCATGACTCTGGTCCTGATCCTGCTGCACACCTTCTGGGGGATCATCTTCTTCCACGGCTGTGAGACCAAGCGCTGGTGGGAAGTGGCGGCCGTGGTGGTCTCCCACCTCATCGTCTCCTGCCTGGTGAGTGGCcgtgagcacccccccccccctccatgggAGGAGCAGTGAGATGGTCACTTCCTCTCCTGTGACAAGGCCAGTGGGTCAGTTGGAGTCCACAAGTGGCCAGGCCCCCAggggtgctgtggggagggggctgTGGTAGCGTGTCCAGGATAGAACTTCTCTGGAATCATTGAGCAAGTGCATGCTCATGGTATTGAGTGGCAGGTGTGCCTTTTCTAGATACCATTGCTCACTCAGGTCAAGATGACCAAGCAAGAGGGAAATAATCTTTGTTATTTGTCTTGGCTCTCTTAGCCTGTCAGAAATGCtgtgggatccccccccccccgactcccaCTTTCTTGTGTCCTAggccccttccccacagctgaataaaatcccacattctctgctttgaactgggttatatggcagtatggactccgataacccagttcaaagtgaatattgtgtgattttgtaccctgatattctgggatatagggctgtgttgaagggcccataGAAAAGACCCACAGGGGCCAACCAGGAAGACgctatccaagccctcccaatagatgactatccagcctcgGGTTCAAAAGCTCCAGAGGATGAGACGTCACCAGACTCTTGGGGAGCAGATTCTCTTTCAAATGGCTGtaaccatcaagaagttcttcaaTGTTTCttcaatgtttaggtggaacttTGGTGGGGacaaatcttggagtcctcgtggacaacaagttaaacatgagccaacaatgtgatgtggcagcaaaaaaagccaatgggattttggcctgcatcaagaggagcctagtgtctagatccagggaagtcatgctccccatgctctattctgctttggttagaccactttacctggaatattgtgtccaattctgggcaccacaattcaagagagatattgactctaagctggaatgtgtccagaggagggcgactcaaatgatcaagggtctggagaacaagccctatgaggagcggcttagggaactgggcatgtttagcctgaagaagagaaggctgagaggagatatgatgagagccatggataaatatgtgagaggaagccacagggaggaggaggagggagcaagcttgttttctgcttcccgggagactaggacgcaagggaacaatggcttcaaactacaagagaggagattccacctgaacatgaggaagaacttcctgactgtgagagccgttcagcagtggaactctctgccccggagtgtggtggaggctccttctttggaagcttttaagcagaggctggatggccatctgtcaggggtgatttgaatgcaatattcctgcttcttggcagaatggggttggactggatgatggcccacgaggtctcttccaactctttgattctatttatttatttatttatttatttatttgctatatttatataccgccgtttctcagcctagccggcgactcaacgcggtttacaacataatataacaatcaacagtatacagttaaaagcataaaaaacataaaaacataaaaacacaattcatgcatcaataccaatccagttcgactcttaactaaaaaacgtgatccagttcgtcatccatgttgccagtcctttagtcagttaccattcgttgcattgggttaaccaaatgcctgcttaaacatccaggtcttcaatcttctttggaatatcatcaatgaaggggctgatcttacctccaagggcagggcgttccatagccgcggggccaccacagaaaaggccctgtctctcgtacccgccagccgcacctgtgaagcaggcgggatagagagcaggattctatgattctataacttcctgactgtgagagtcgttcagcagtggaactctctgccctggagtgtggtggaggctccttctttggaagctttcaagcagaggctggatggccatctgtcaggggtgatttgaatgcaatattcctgcttcttggcagaatggggttggactggatgatggcccaggaggtctcttccaactcttggattctatgattctttgacaaAAGGGTCCCTTTTTCCAACCAGTGGGATGTCCACAGCCTTGGGAAGGGCGCTCTTCACAGGCTGCTCTGTTTCCAAGGCTTTTTTGagtcagttggaatctccttctctgggggcttttaagcagaggctgtgtggctatctattgggagggcttggatgatgCCTTTctacctggcagaagagggttggactggacggtgGCCcttgaagggaggggaaggaaagaaggaaggaaagggcccttccagacaggccctatatcccagaatcggATCCCAAGTCTTCTGTTTTCAATTGGAGtacatgagtctgcactgccagataaacagaaaacctgggatcaggttcTGGGttagagggcctgtctggaagggcagaaagaaagaaggaaagagaggaggaaggagaaagaaagcaaggaggagagggaagggaaaggaaaggaaagagggagggagggaggtggaggagaatgaagggaagaaagaaggaaggaaatagaggagggaagggaaggagggcagaagaaaggaaggggaaaaaagagaagggggagaaggaaggaaaaaaggaaggaaggaaggaaataaaggagggaagggaaggaaggcagaagaaaggaagggaaaaagagaaggggaagaaggaaagaaggaaggaaaaaagaaaggaaggaaggaaggaaataaaggaggggagggaaagaaggcagaagaaaggaagggaaaaaagagaaggggaaagaaggaaaggaagggaggaaagaaagaaggaggagggagagaaggaagggagaaagggaggagagggaagagaagggagggtgggaagaaggaaaggggaggggaagaaagaaggaaagaaataaagaaaggagagaagggaagtcagaagaaaggaaggaaagaaaaaagggaagggaagaaagaaaggaaaggaaggaaggaaaaggaagaggagagagggaaggaaagaaagaggaggggagggaagaagaaagaaatgctgGTTACTAGAGAAAGGCAGTGTCTTTCTTGGCCCCTCActcttctcccccccctcccccccccccccccccggtttctcCTGCAGACCTTCTTGAACCCGCTCTACCTGGCCAGCCTCCTCCCGGCCTACCTGCTGATGGCGGGGGCCGCCGTCTGGGCATACCTCCTTTCGGAGGCTCCAAGCAGAACCTGCGCCACCTCCTCCTGTGTGAGTATGCAACTGGGTGGGCAATCTCCCTCCCTCTTTAGGCCCCTTTGAGTCTCCtcgtgggatataataataataataataataataataataataataataataataataggttgttgtaggtttttccgggttacatggccatgttctggaggcattttctcctgacgttttgcctgcatctatggcaagcattctcagaggttgtgaggtctgttggaactaggaaaaaagggtttatatatctgtggaatgaccagggtgggacaaagaactcttctctgttggagctaggtgtgaatgtttcaactgatcaccttgattagcatttggtggcctgacagtgcctgggggaattttttgttgtttatatccaacattattattattattattattattattattattattatatttcaactgaccaccttgattagcatttgatggcttggcagtgcctgggggaatctttgttgagaggtgattagatgtgcctgattgtttactctctgttgttttatatggccatgttctggaggcattttctcctgacgtttctcctgcatctatggcaaacatcctcagaggtagtgaggtctgttggaactaggaaaaagggtttatatatctatggaatgaccagggtgggacaaagaactcttctctgttggagctaggtgtgaatgtttcaactgaccaccttgattagcatttggtggcctgacagtgcctgggagaattttttgttgtttatatccaactttattattattattattattattattattatatttcaactgaccaccttgattagcatttggtggcctgaTAGTGCCTGGggaattttttgttgtttatattcaactttattattattattattattattattattattattattattatactatttcaactgaccaccttgattagcatttgatggcctggcagtgcctgggggaatcttttgttgagaggtgattagatgtgcctgattgtttactctctgttgttttactgttgtaattttactacctctgaggatgcttgccatagatgcaggcgaaacgtcaggagaaaatgcctccagaacatggccatatattccggccatgaaatccttcgacaataataatagggaatgatgatgatgatgatgataatgataatggggCTGGGGCTCCGTCCTGACTGACCACTGCCCCCTTCCCTGTCTTCTCAGGCCTGCGGCGTGAGACCAACCCCCAGCCGGCATCCTGAGCCCCCTCCCCACCTTGTGTCCAGCTCACCTTCATTCCGACTCGTTGTCGCGTAGCTGCCGTGCCTTCGGAGCTTTGCTGGACCCTCGGGACAAACGGCGGCAGGACTTTTGGAGTGAGGACAAGGCTTTAcaccccccaccccttccttTGACTTATTGGGGGGGGGTCACAGGGTGCTGGAAACTCTCGGGCGTTCATCTCTGGAATGGAGGGGCCTTTCCTGCAGAGCGGAAAGGGGGGAGCCCCACCAGGACGGACCTGTCGGCTCCTCTTTTGGCCCCCAGGAAAGAAAAGGGGCCGCTTGGAGGCTGGAGGGACTTTTGGGGGGATTATGTTAGCCAAGGGGACCAAGGGGGCTACCTGTTCCCTCCTTTGGGAGAGGCAGAGGGCCCACAAAATGCATTCGCACCAATAAAGAAAGATTGTGGACAAGAAAGTGCCTGTTGTGTGCCTCTGTGCAAGTTGAAGAAGGGGATattctagcccaggcatgggccaacttgggccctcctccaggtgttttggacttcaactccctccatggggaggggattgattttgtcatttgagagttgtagtggctgggatttatagttcacctataatcaaagagcattctgaactccaccaataatggaactgaaccaaacttggcacacagttctgccataaccaacagaaaatactggaagggtttggtgggcattgaccttgagtttgggtgttgtagttcacctacatccagagagcacggtggactcaaaacaatgatagatctggaccaatctcggcaccaatactcaatatacccaaatgtgaacactggtggagtttggagaaaatagactgtgacatttgggagttgtagttgctgggattgatagttcacctataatcaaagagcattctgaactccaccaataatggaactgaaccaaacttgcacacagaactcccatgaccaacagaaaatactggaagggtttggtgggcattgaccttgagtttgggagttgtagttcacctacatccatagagcatgGTGGACttaaaacaatgatagatctggaccaatctcggcaccaatactcaatatacccaaatgtgaacactggtggagtttggagaaaatagactgtgacatttgggagttgtagtttctgggatttataattcacctacaatcaaagagcattttggaccccaccaaggatagaattgagccaaacttcccactcagaaccccccccccccccgttgtttAACATCACTATGcgcccacttgctcagctggttcgaggttttgggctggagtgtgaccagtacacggatgacactcagctggtgctgaagatggaaggccgaccggactctgtccccgattgtttccatcagtgcctcattgaggccgtgactggatggctgcgtgccagcaggttgagggtgaatccagcaaagacggagatcctatggctgggtcgaccgggcagtggggatgtccagctgcctaccctggatggcgaggcaccacgcccgtcatcgttggtcaagagcctgggagtcctttGGGACCCTCTTTCTgcggacgatggaggcccaggtctctctccgccgtgagcagaaccgccttctttctttcacctgcggcaggctagacggctggccccctccctgtccagggacgacctggctacggtgacccaggccacggtcatctcaagactggactactgtaacgccctctacattggccttcctctgtcggtgatccggaagctcaagttggtacaaaacgcagtgcttggcttcttgcgggaactccgatgagatgccacatcaccccaatcttacccaTTGAGCCCCGGATACACTTTGAAAGGGaaggtactcaccttgaaggccttgcatggtctggggccgatgtacctgagggaccgcctcaccccctcccaaccccagagatccctccgttctgaggaccaaggtctattggaaattccagtgtcaagaccttgcgcctcACAGCAACCAggcacagagccttcacagcagtggccccatcgctctggaacactctgccacctgaagtccgtgccttgcgggacttatcagctttccgcagggcatgtcagacatacctgtttcgacaggcctttgatctttgatattgctgtttctaaattgtttttaaattgtgttcgattttagcctgttcttgtaagccgctccgagctcctggggagtggccgcatagaagttttaacgaataataaataaataaataaaaatatgatgttttctgatggtctttggcaacccctctgacatcacctcacgacccccccaggggtcccgacccccaggttgagaaacactgtcctacagACTGACACCGTCTCTAAGTCAGGGAAAAGGCACCCCAGTTATTTTTTCCTTGGGGTTCAACTGCCTCCCTTCTGTTTCGGGTTGCGTTTTCAACATTATAACACTATTGCTGTATATTATTTCCTAAATCTCCTGGACCCCAACACCCAGGTGTTTTCCCTAAGTCAGGGAAAATCTCCAGCTCTACTACCAGGCCTGTGTTCTTACTTGGGTAAAGGAATGGACCACGCTGGCAAAGAAAAGACTTCTAAACCTGGAGGGATTTGACATTCGAAGAGGCTGGCACGACAAAGCAAAGATCGAGAAATTTTTTTACCAATCATTATGTCAGAGCAGCGCTCCTCAAAGTATGGGCCAAATAAAAAAGAAACTTTTACAGCAAAACCCCCTCTGGCTCTCACCGATTGAAGCCAACCACAAGAGAGATTTCCCAAGCAACAACTGGCACACCTATAAAGTACTACTAGAAAATAAGGATAGTCAAGTGAAACTGAAATCGATAGACGAAATCAGGGGGATGGATGAAAATCTGTCTTGGTTCCATTACTTTCAAGTGGCAGATGCCTTCAAGGAGGACAAAAAAATCGGTTTTGCCTCACAAGAGAACTTTTGGGACGCAataatgaagaaggaaaaaaaactgatAAGAGTGCTCTACCAAAGACTCCTTGCATGGGACACTGAAACAGAGCTAGTTAAGGAAAGCATGATTGCGTGGGCGACAGATTTTGGACATACTATATTCCTTCATGAGTGGGAAACAGTCTGGAAAGGGAAAATAAGGTTCAAAAAGGCAACATCGATAACAGAAAACTGGTTCAAGATGGCCTACCGTTGGCATCTCACACCTCAGAAATTAGCAAAATTTTACAAAGGGGTGAACAATAGCTGCTGGAAGTGTGGGTCCCATTTGGGGACATACTTCCACTCATGGTGGCAATGCAAGAGAGTGAAGACTTTCTGGGTGGAGATCCACAAACAGATTCAACAAATTATACAGATCAAGTTCGATTTAAAACCGGAGTATTATCTACTCCACCTAATAGACTTCGAGCTAGAAGCAAGCAAAGAAAGGTTACTATACCATCTAACAGCTGCAGCAAGGACGGTTCTCGCGAGTATGTGGAAAAGAAAAGACCTACCAACCACAGAAGACTGTCTATTAAAAACTAGAGACTTAATGGACATGGACACACTAGCCAATTTACTG
This genomic interval from Anolis sagrei isolate rAnoSag1 chromosome 2, rAnoSag1.mat, whole genome shotgun sequence contains the following:
- the LOC132766797 gene encoding LOW QUALITY PROTEIN: gamma-secretase subunit Aph-1b-like (The sequence of the model RefSeq protein was modified relative to this genomic sequence to represent the inferred CDS: inserted 1 base in 1 codon); this encodes MTVPVFLGCAGVAFGPPLALFLLTVVSEPLRVIVLIAGAFFWLVSLLLSSLIWFVASAASDPSNHALQEGLLAFGLVVSVLLQEAFRFLYYKLLRKAIEGLLALSDDGCSPISIQQMAYVAGLGFGLMSGAFSMINLLADSLGPGTVGIYGDSQLYFLSSAFMTLVLILLHTFWGIIFFHGCETKRWWEVAAVVVSHLIVSCLTFLNPLYLASLLPAYLLMAGAAVWAYLLXGGSKQNLRHLLLCLRRETNPQPAS